The DNA window TCTTTTCATGCAAGGTATTCCAGTCGAGCCAAGATCTATGATTATTTTATTTGCAATCAAAGCCGGATCATTCCCTTTTCCCGTCATTATTGCTGGTTCATCCGGGAACCCCTTGCGATTCCCCGGCTCAAGGCCGGCATGGCCCTCTTGACCGGCGAACAGGATTTTTCCAGCTTTCAAACCCAGGGCAGCGATATGGTCCAGACAGTGCGCACCCTTTATCAAGCCGCTCTTTTCCCCCTCCATCGAGGGGTATATCGTCTCCGGTTCAAGGCTGACGGGTTTTTAAGGCATATGGTCCGGAATATGGTGGGAACCTTGATTCGCGTCGGCCTGAACCGGATTTCGATAGAAGAATTCCAGGAAATCATTCAGTCCAAAGACCGCTCCCGGGCCGGTGAAATGGCCCCGCCCCAGGGATTGTTCCTGAGAAAAGTAATTTATCCGAATTAGAAAAATATTATCATTTTAGCATTTTAAAAAACTATTTTCACCGCAGAGTCGCCAAAGAACGCAAAGGGAAAATAATTTTTCCTTACTTTTCCGGCCGAACGGTCTCCTGGACCGTTTTGTGGATGCTGCGAAAGGCTTCGTCGAAATTGGCCAAAGGCAGGCGGCCGATTTCGATGTATTTGATCACCACTTCCTTGGCCACTTTCAGGATCATTTCTTCTTCAGGTTTCATTTGCTTTATTCCTCCCTCGAATCCTCGAACCCTATTCCCGTATTAAGCGCTCATATCCCTTGGGGGCACCGACGAAGTTTGAAAATAA is part of the Deltaproteobacteria bacterium genome and encodes:
- the truA gene encoding tRNA pseudouridine(38-40) synthase TruA produces the protein MNQERNIRLLIAYDGTHYQGWQRQKEAPTIQGTVEQVLSRLTQEKITLNGAGRTDAGVHAWGQVASFRTASSLTTLKMESALSALLPRDIMIRQVREEDASFHARYSSRAKIYDYFICNQSRIIPFSRHYCWFIREPLAIPRLKAGMALLTGEQDFSSFQTQGSDMVQTVRTLYQAALFPLHRGVYRLRFKADGFLRHMVRNMVGTLIRVGLNRISIEEFQEIIQSKDRSRAGEMAPPQGLFLRKVIYPN